The Glaciimonas sp. PCH181 nucleotide sequence ACGTGCCTTGCGTGCGATGCTCTCCTTGGATAAAGCGCTTCATCTAGCTACCCCGCCGTTTGATGAGATAGCTAAATAACGTTTCGGGAATAACTTAGTTTACACAGATGGCCGAAAAATGGTGAAAATATAATGCCCAAGGAACGTCGTGTTTTCACACACTCTGGGCCAGTAGCAGACGATCAGGGGGAGGCTGGAACGACCGCTTTCAGGCTGATGGCTGCCGGTGGATGCTCGGCTGTTCAACGACAGTTTGAATAGGGGCCTGTCGTTCAATGGACCGTGCCGACGCGCTGAAAGTCAATCGTTGGTCACTCCGATGGTCCTCGCATTTGACCTTTTGAAGCGAAGAGGGAAATCAGCGCGAAAAGGGCCTCGCAAACGAGGCTTGCGAACTTAAAAGGGGAAGCCATGGAGCAACCGCGGGAAGAGTCCCAAATTCTTGAGGACCTAGCGATGCTAGCCGCATCGCCTGGATACGCTCACGCGATCGCGTACATCTGTAATCGCGACAACGTCATTCACATCAAGGGCAAGCTGAAGCCGTCCGACATGGAACGGCTGTTCAGTAGAGAGCGGCTGATTCGGACGGAATTGACGACGCTGATAGGCTTGATGGTGAAAAAACCGTTGGACTTATCTCCGCAGCCGTGTGAAGCGGTCGAGGGCTACGTCAAGCGCACTGATTCCCTTATGGGAGAGTTGCACGAAGCGATGTCCTTCCCGATGTTCGCTGCCATGTTCGAGGCGGTGAAGGCGGGCACCGAGCCACCTGACCCGTGGCGCGGACCGGGGATGCGAGAGCCCATCTTCTATGGCACCGAGTCAGCCTACGCCTTCCAGTATAGAGACCTTGTGCCCGAAAAGTACGGGGCCGATGACGGTTGGATGCTTAAGACCAAAGGCTTCACGTCCGGCCAGGCGCGAATCTTCGCAAAGACAATGTGCGCCTTGATGGAGGAGAAGGGAACGCGACTCCTCACGGACGCCCGGACTGCCAACGTTCCTCCCGCCACTTGGTTGCCCGCATTTGAGTTCTCGCTGGATGAGGTGGCTTTTCATAGCGGTGTTGCGAAGGAGGTGGTCGAAGCCTTCTTCCGCGCATTCCTCTTCGCGGGGGACAACTCGGGGTTCAAGGAGGTGGGCGATTTCAATGAGGTTGCCGCTCGGCCATTGCTAACTACCGACCGGGGGACCGTGCTCCTTTTCTCGCACTACGCCATATACGAGGCCCTATACGAGTCTCCGTTCTTTTGGATGTGGGACGACAAGCCCTACCGCCCGACAGCCGCCAAGCATCGCGGTGCCTTCACCGAGCAGTTCGCTGCGCGCCGGTTGGCCGGTGTCTTTGGCCGTGAGCATGTCCATACGAATGTGAACCTGCATCGCGGCAAAGACATTGTGGGTGAGGTGGATGTTTTGGTCATCTACGGAGACCGGCTCATTATTGTGCAGGCGAAGGCGAAGAAACTGACCATCGCCGCACGCAAAGGGAACGATAACCAGCTGAAGGCTGACTTTGCTGCTGCAATCCAAGACGCGTACGACCAAGGCTGGACATGCGCGAACGAGATGCTTGCCGGCGGATGTCGGCTGATTGACGACAATGAGAAAGAAGTCGAGCTTCCACCGAGCATCAAAGATGTCTTTCTGTTCAGTCTTGTGTCGGAACACTATCCAGCGTTGGCCTTTCAGGCAAACCAGTCGCTGAAGTTCCAGACTACCGATGTCATCCGACCTCCGTTCGTAATGGACGTGTTCCTTCTCGACACGTTGACGGAGATGCTGACGACGCCGTTGCGACTGTTAGGCTACGTGAAGTTGCGCGTAGCTGTCTCGGACAAACTGATGAGCGGGCACGAGCTGACCGTGCTTGGCTACCACCTGAAACAGAACCTCTGGCTGGATGAGAAGTACGACTGTGTCATGCTCGAGGACTCCGTCGCTCAAGATATGGATACAGCGATGATGGTCCGCAGGGATAACCAGCTTGGCGACGATACACCGGTGGGAATCCTCACGAAGATGCGCGGAACTCGCTACGAGAGTCTCATCAAAGAGATTGAAAGCAGTGCAAACCCGGCAACTCTCGAACTCGGATTTCACTTGCTTTCAATGGACGAAGATACGTGCAGGAACGTCCATCGCATACTCGAGTCCATCACCCGACAAGCACAGCTCGACGGTAAGCGACGCGACGTCACGCTCGCATCGAGCACACAACCTTGCGGGGTCAGCTTCCATTGCAATCCAACGCCATCCCCCGAAGCGATTGCAGTGTTGGAGACACACTGTGCGAAACGCAAATACTGGCAACGTGCGGCGCAGTGGTTTGGTGTCTCTGTGAGCCCGGCTGGGCAAGTCCAGTTCGGCGTCACATTGGACTTCCCGTGGGAAGCCTCTGAAGAAATGGAGCGACTCACAGCCGACATGAAGCCGATGTCTAAAGTGCGGGATGCTTTTCCCCACTATTTGCGAGAAGTCAGCCGCCAGAAACTCGGCCGGAACGACCCGTGCCACTGCGGCAGTGGGCTTAAATACAAGAAGTGCTGCTTGAACTAGTCCGGCGCGCTTGTCCGGGCAACCTGCTCTAGAACTCTAATAACCTATCTCTAACAATCCCTGTATGATTAAGAACGCCTCCGAGCTCCTGACATCCTTCATTGCCGCCGAACGAAAGAATGTTGAGCTAATCAACATGCCACACATGCCCACACTTGGGAGTGCATATGAGGCAATCGCCAATGCAGGCATCGAAAATGAGTTCGTTCTGCCTCCCAACTTGGACCTGCGAGTCGTATCCGGCTTCATCGAAGGCATTCCCAACCAGATAGATGGCATGTTGGTCAGAGGAGAAGGCCAACGCTATGGTTTGACCGACCAGTACATATATCCCATTGAGCAGGTGCTGTGCGTGCTGGAAGTGAAGAAGACGCTTAATAAGTCGGATCTCATTGATGGAATCCAGCATCTGGCTGCGGTCCAGCGACTTTTTAGCCAACGCTTCTCGGCTCGAATTGAGGCGGGGGAAGAGTTTGACTTCCACTTGGCTCGAGAGTCGTACGCGAAGCTTACTGGGCGTGCCGGACCTCGTACCGACGCTGCACTTGACGCCTTGCCCGCTCCGGACAGGCTGCTGTTCGCAACGCTCGCTAGGCATCTCTACGCCCCAGTAACTGTGCTTCTTGGGTTCGATGGTTACGGCACCGAGCATGGGCTTCGAGAAGCTATGGTGGACATCGTCGAGTCTAACCTTGGAAATGACAGCGATACATCGCCCGATCTACTCCCCTCGTTGATTACCGCCGGCACCTTTAGTTTGGTGAAGTGCACTGGTCGTCCTTACCTTGTCAGTGGGCCGAAGGATACATGGGTACTGCTGGCATCTGCCAGGCACAATGTCGCCCGAATCCTCCTCGAGTTCCTCTGGACCAAAATTTCGGTGTTTTGTGAGGTATGCATGCCTTTCGGGCTTGACATGGATCACGAGAACATCAAGGAGCTGTTGTTGGCTCGAGGTGCTTGTAAGGATGAGCGAGTAGGGTTCGAATTGCGGTCTTTTTCCTACTCCGAGAAAAAGCTACGGCGGGCCGCCGTCACGGTTTGGGAGCCAGTTAAACTTAGCGCCGGGGCAATTGCCTTGGCGGAGTTCGTTTTTTTTAAGGGCGGCCGTCTGGAGCTTGAACAATCTCTTGACAACTACATTCAACGCGAGCATTGCGTCGCGTTGGATGATGTCGTTGCAGAACTTGTTGGCACCAGCACCTTCTGCAAGCGAGAGAACACTCTGCAAAAGGTAACAGGCCAAGCACTAATTGCATCGTTTGATGATGGCACTGGCTACGTGGACATGGACGCTGCACGGCTGAGGGCTTGGTGTGATGGACAAGGATTCAAGCCACATTACATGAACCTCATCGACGTCGGCTAGCGCACCACTTTGCCAGAGGAGAATCGTGCCTTGGGTCGTTGTATGAATTTGGCGAATCGAACTACGATCGTTGACATGCTCGGACGACGTCTGGCCGTGATCGTCGCTGGCTAGATCCGCAGCACCCCAAATACTTTTCGTTGGCAATGTGGCTGGTCAACCAGCTCAAGGCCCCCATTGGAGACGAGATCGTAAGTAAAGTCAGCCGGAACGACTGACAGGCATTGCAAAGCGGTCACCTTGATTGTTCGGTCTAATGGCCGTTCCGGGTCAGCTGCGGTCTTACAGGGGGCGGAAACCAGCCGTTCAAAAAGCATTTGTGGGTAGTTGTCTTCTTAATTGGCGAATGGCTGTAATGCGCAGTTGAGCGGCCTCCCAAAATCCTATCAAAGGAAGCCGAATACAGTAGGGGACAATGACCGCCTCATTGATAGCCAACGGCTGCATCCGCTGCTTTGCAGACATTAAAGAAATTTGGATGATCGTCTGGTTTGAGGAAAGCGGACATTTCATCATATCGGTAGTGGCTATTTTGAGATGCCAGTTGGTGGTGACTTTGAAGTGCGAATGAGCGGCTACTTTAATGCGAATAGTCACTCAATCCGCATCGACTTATCTGAACCGGTGCTGCTGACCTGCTGCGCCTGCCCGAGCTGACATGTCCTGTCAGATAAAATTACGATTACTACAGATAATTAAAGGATGAACTATGCCAGATACCAATCCACGTAACTTATCTCCAAAATTCCCTCAGTCACCAGCTGAAAAAATCCCGTAATTGGGACCTGTCATAAACTATTCAAAACGCTACTTCCTGCATGAGTTTGCAGAACTAAGAACAAACATTTGTGAGGTGAGGGCATTACCAGCTGCCTTGAAGTCATCGAAAAAGCCGACTCCACCGCAAACGACCTCACCATCAAGGACACCGCGGAATTCTGCGCCGAACACGTCGAACCGCTCCAAACATTCGCTCTAAGCTCAGCCCGATTACTCGGCGAATACGCCATCAAACACACCGCCTGGATTAACGAAGATGGCCCATCTCCCCCCAACAAGTAATAGACAATAGACGCGGACCAAAACAAGCGCCCGCACTAAACACCACATAAACAAAAATTCCGGAAATATCAGCAGCATTTTAGCGATGACGATGACAGCGTCGGATCGCTTCCGATATCCCACTTTACAAATTAAGCATTCTTCCACTCTGCCGGACGCTTCTCCAAAAACGCATTCACGCCTTCCTTCTGATCCGCAGTATCAAATAATGCTAAAAACATCTCCCGCTCTGCGGGCAGCCACTGCGCCAACGGATTACTTCGCGCACCCTGAATCAATTTCTTACTGGCCGTCACACTAGACGGACTCTGCTTTTCCACCTTCTGCGCCAGCGCCAATGCAGCCGTTTTCGCCTGCCCCTTGGGCACAACCTCCTCAACCAATCCAATCCGCAAAGCAGTCTCCGCATTCACGCGCTCGCCACACAAAATCATTCGCTTAGCCCATCCTTCGCTTACCAGCCAAGGCAAATTTTGCGTGCCGCCAGCACATGGCAACAAGCCAATCGACGCCTCGGGCAACGCCATCTGCGCCTGCTCCTCAGCGATCCTGATATCGCACGCCAGAGCACATTCCAACCCGCCACCCATCGCATAACCGTTAATCGCCGCAATCGACACACCACGAAATTGCGACAAAGCCTCAAACGCCTCACCGAAACTCACTGCCATCGCCTGCGCTCTGAACTTGTCGCCATCGGCAAAAGCATTCACATCTGCCCCCGCCGAAAAGAACTTTTGGCCCTCGCCAGTGACGATTAAACTATAGATAGTGCGGTCTGCATTTAAATCACTGACCAACTGTTTCAACGACACTAATCCCTCGTACGTCCAGGTATTCGCTGGCGGATTAGCAATCGTCACCACCGCACTGTGCCCAATGATTTCCAGCTGCAAATTCGTATAAGTACCGGTCATCGTATTTCTTCCGTAGTAGATGCTTTTAACAAATGACGCGCGATAATCACACGCATGATTTCATTCGTGCCTTCCAAAATTTGATGCACGCGCACATCACGCAGATATCGTTCCAGCGGATATTCGCGGATATACCCATTTCCACCATGAATTTGCAGCGCTTCGTTACAGACATTAAAGCCCACATCTGTCGCAAAGCGTTTTGCCATCGCGCAATATACTGACGCGTTAGAAGCCTTGTTATCCAGCTTAACCGCTGCCAGACGTACCATTTGCCGGGCGGCGACCAACTCCGTAGCCATATCAGCCAACTTAAATTGCAATGCCTGAAAGTCCGCCAGCTTGCGGCCAAATTGACGTCTCTCGCCCAAATAGAATTGCGCCGCGTCTAATGCCGCCTGCGCCGCCCCGATAGAGCAAGTCGCGATATTGATACGGCCGCCATCCAGTCCGCGCATGGCCATCTTGAAACCTTCGCCTTCTGCGCCTAGCAAATTTTCGGCAGGAATCAGCACGTTATCAAAGCTGATCGTGCGCGTAGGCTGGCTATTCCAGCCCATTTTTTGTTCTTTGCGACCATAGGTTATGCCAGCGGTATCGGCTGGGACCGCAAACGCTGAAATGCCATCCGCGCCTTCGCCACCGGTGCGCGCCATCACGATCAGCATATCGGTCGCGCCTGCGCCAGAAATAAAAGCTTTTGATCCGTTAAGACGATATTGACCGTCAATTAACTCGGCACGGGTTTTGAGGGATGCTGCGTCCGAGCCTGAACCCGGTTCTGTCAGGCAATACGACCCTAGTTTTTCGCCGCTAGCCAACAATGGTCCCCAATGTGCACGTACGTTAGGGCTGGCCCAGGTGGTCAGCATCCAGCAAACCATATTGTGGATAGTCAGATAAGCGGTGGTCGACGGACAAGCGCTGGCTAATGCCTCAAATACAATCGTCGCGTCCAGCCGGGATAAACCCATGCCGCCGATATCTTCGGCGGTGTACATGCTGCAAAATCCCAGCGCACTGGCTTTCTTGATGACGTCCAGGGGGAAAATACCTTCTTCGTCCCAGTGGGCGGCATGGGGGGCCATTTCCCCAGCCGCAAAATCGCGGGCGGTTTGTTGAAATGCGAGTTGGTCTTCCGATAAGTCAAAATTCATGGCGTCTCCTGTATTTTGTAAAAGTAGGCCGGATGCGCGCTGAATCATGATCCATCATGGTCCATCACGATTGAGCGCGGCAAAAGTACTGCGTTAGCGCAGTTTGCACCGTTAAAGTAAGAATAGTGAAACTGAACGCTGGCGGCTATGCCGCATTGCCCCAATTTAGCTGGAAGAATTTGCCACTTACGACTAGAATTTGTCGAATTGTCACTATTACGCCTTTGCGTAGCCCTAAAGCCCGGTATGGAAAAAGGCAGCATCTCTATCTATTTCGTCCAGTCAGCGCTGCGCTCGGTGCAAGACCGTGGGCTGGATACCGCTGCAATATTGATGGAGGCGGGGATTGCACCGGCGTTGCTGCAATCGTCTCAGGCGCGGGTTTCGGCCAGCCATTACAGCGCTTTATGGCTGGCGGTGGCACGCTGTCTGGATGATGAACTGTTTGGGCAGGACGAACGGCGCATGAAGGTGGGCAGTTTTGCGATGATGTGCCGCACGCTGATTCATTGCCCGACGTTGAAAAGCGCCTTGGTGTGCATGCTGCGTTTTTTTAATTTGCTTCTGGATGATTATCACAGCACGCTGGTGACCGACGGGCGAACTAGCCGGATTGTGATTGAGGAACGGGCGCGGGCGCAGAAACCGCGCATCTTCGGTCATGAAACCTTGCTGATGATGCAGCATGGTCTGGCCTGTTGGCTGGTGGGACGGCGCATTCCGGTTCTATCGGCCAGTTTTGCTTATCCAGAGCCTATTTATAGCGCTGAATATCGCGCCATGTATGCCATGCAATTACACTTTGACGAGAGTGCGACTTCGCTGACGTTCGATACCGCCTATCTTGCGCTGCCAGTGATTCAAAACGCGCAGACCGCGACGGAGTTTCTGCGGATTGCACCTGCCAATATCGTGTTGAAATATAAAAATACGGCCAGTTTTTCAGTCAAAATCAGGCGCAGATTACGTGCAACGGCGCGTACCGAATGGTCGGATTTTGAGGCCTTTGCCACCGGTTTGAATATGACGCAATCGACGTTGCGTCGTCGTCTTGAGCAAGAAGGTCAGTCTTTTCAGTCGATTAAAGACCAGTTACGGCGCGATATGGCGATTGAGTATCTTTGCCATTCCTCAAAAAGCGTCATGGAAATAGCCGTGGATTTGGGCTTCGCCGAGCCTAGCGCGTTTCATCGCGCTTTTAAGAAGTGGACTGGCGCATCTCCCGGCGAATATCGGCAACGCATGGACGCGGTCAAAGCGCCCTGAGAAATCTCTCCCTTTATTGTCATTAGCGTTGTCTGGGTATATTGGACAACTCTGTTGCGACTGCACTCTTTTTCTTTGCAACTTTCGCGTTGATAGCTGCGCGCAGGCTTTGCGGCGAAGAAAGAGAATCGTCTGCATCGATCTCCGTGCTTATCTCATTTTCTTCCGTCTTCGTCCTTAAGATAATGGACGCTCGACTTCAGTTCTTATCGCTTCAACGCGCTCTTCCACATTGATTGCACACGTCAGACATCGTAGCGATGCTTGCCATTTTTTGCGCTGGTTCATAGGCCAACTTGTGTGCATGACTGCTGCTAGAGAGCGTCGACGAAATCGCATAAAAATTGATGAATGTTTTCTCATCCCTTTTTCAAGGTGGAAATTTACGTAATGAAATATCCTGCAAAAAAACGCTTCAACTTTTCATCTTTACTTGCATGCAGTGCATTATTTGTAGTCCAGGGTGCGCTGGCGCACGGCTATATACTTGATCCTCCGGTGCGTTCCAAAATGTGTAATACCGGCTCTAGTTCAGAGGGTTGCAATGCGATTCGGTCCTATGGTGAGAATGAAGCGATGTACACCCCTAATGGCATTCTGTATATGGGCGAAGATTATGAGGATTACAAAAATTCACTGCCTGATGGAAAAATTTGTGGTGCAAATGGGCAATATAACAGTCTGAATTTGCCTGCGTCAAAATGGGCGAAAACGGCGATTAAACCTGATAGTGCTGGTGAAATTTCATTGACCTATTTGTTTACCGCGCATCACACGACCGATTTCATGACGTATTACATTACCAAAAATGGTACCGACTTGACCAAGCCTTTGGCATGGTCGGATATGGAAGAAATCAAGACATTCACCAATGTGACAAATCCTCCCGGCGGAAAATGGACGGAGAAAGTACGTCTGCCATCGGGGCAACGCGGTCCACACGTTATCGCACTGATGTGGCCTGTGTCGAAAGCACGTCATGGCACTAATGAAAACTTCATTTCATGCAGCGATGTGGATATTCAGGGCGAGAGTGTTGAATCATGGAACACGGTTGGTACGGGTATTCGCGCGACCGAAGATTTGAAAAAAGGCGCGACAGTCAAATTCCGTCTTTTCGATAATGCACGTGCTGGTACGGTTGCAGGTGAAGTGTCTATGTCGCTTAGCCGCGATATGAGCGCTGCAGAATGGTTGTATGAAATTGCAGCAGCGTTTAATGCAAAGAACTTTGCAGCCCAAATCGGTTCTCTGCAAGGCGGCAATGTCACGCTTTCTTCGGGCAAAACCAATTATCAGGTCTACGCCAAAAAGATCGGTTTCAGCTACGCGCTAGATGTCAAAGCAAATAACGTCGTAGAAGTACCGGGCGAAGTGCCGGCACAAGCCGTTGTCGGTAAGGATATCTTCGTCGTTGCAACGACTAGTTCCGGCTTTGCTTACAAGCTTGACGGCAGCAAGAGCTTGCATGCAGCAACGTACCAATGGAATAAATTGAGCGGTCCATTTTCATTGCGCAATGCTGACAACGCGGTTGCAGAAGCGGTCGTTGGCAAAAATCAAACTGGCGTCAGTACGTATGAGCTGACGGTCACTAACAAAGACGGCCAGCAACATCGGTCAACGATGAAAGTGACAGCGACAGCGGTCGGTGTAAAAATCTCTGGCGCAGCTTCGATCGTGGAAGGGCAAGTTTCTAGCCTGAAAGCGCAAGCTAACTTTAGCGGTTCTGGTGGAAGTGCACCGACCTATAGCTGGAAAGTACGCAACCCGAACGGTGCTGAAATCTTGCAAGGTTCGCAGCAGCAATTGCCTTTGTCGACTTTAATGCCGGGTAATTACCAGGCGACTGTTGACGTATCCAGCCCGCATGGTGGTCGTTCAGCAACTGCACAGCAGAATATCGTTGTGGAAAAGAAGGGCGTCATTCAGCCACCCGTTGAAGTTGTCGGTGCTTGCGCAGGCGTTCCGGAGTGGACCAAAAAGTCCTATAAAGGCGGTACTGAAGTGCAGAAAAATGGCCGTAGTTATACGTCGAAGTGGTTTGTTGAGCCGCATCACGTCCCGGGTTCCGCTGGATGGACTGGCGATCCTTGGAAAGATAACGGCGCTTGTAAATAAAAGTCTCACCATTCAGCGCATCAAAAGGACGATGCGCTGAATGGTGTGATGGAAGTACGAAAAGGGTAATGCGATTGTGCATTGCCCTTTTTGCGTAATGGACGGGAAAAGTGCGATGGCTGGCCGGATGACACAGAGTAGCTAGCAGGTGGATCAAGGAAAGTGCAGAATCATTTATACAATTAATTGCAAATTAACAACGCTGTGTTGCAAATTTTTGTAGGCTAAATGCACAATTTCGGCATAGTCTAGGTTAAGAAATTTCTATATGCTGGATACAGAACAGATTAAAGTCTTTGCCGAGTCGGCCAGGGTAGCTCTTAGCGCTAGCGTCTTGAGGTTAATTTGTTGCGTAAAGTTGTCGAAGTCGCCCCCCAATACCAATATGGCGTCAAACATGCATGGCAAGGCCCCGGTCTGCCAAGATTGTTCATGCTTTATAGCGGCGTGGCTGTACTGATAGCGCTTTATGTGCGAATTAGCAACTCAGGGCAGTGGGTTATCTCTCCTTTTATGTGTGGCCACTTGATGGAAGATGCCTACACCGTAGGTTTTATTGGTTTTTAATTACCTTTTCAAACACGATGACCCATACACTTCCGACCTCTTCCCAAAAGCCAGTTTCAACGCCTATCCGTAAACTTCTTGTCGCTAACCGCTCTGAAATCTGCATCCGCGTAATGCGCGCCGCCGCCGAACTCGGTATTCGGACGGTGGCGATTTATGCCGCAGAAGATCGTTTTGCCTTGCACCGTTTTAAGGCGGACGAGAGCTATCTGGTCGGCGAGGGTAAAAAACCGATTGCGGCCTATCTGGATATTGACGACATCATTCGTATTGCTAAAGAAGCGAAAGTCGATGCGATTCATCCGGGCTATGGCTTCTTGTCCGAGAATCCTGAATTTGCCGAGGCTTGCGCTAAAAATGGCATCGCCTTTATCGGCCCGTCGCCAACCGTGATGCGCACGCTGGGTAATAAAGTTGCGGCCCGTAATGCGGCTGTGGCGGCCGGTGTGCCGGTGATGCCAGCCACGGCTGCGTTGCCGCATGATATTGACGTGGCGCACAAAATGGCGGCGGAAGTCGGCTATCCGTTGATGCTGAAAGCCAGCTGGGGTGGCGGCGGTCGCGGGATGCGCGTGATCGAAAGCGCAGAGGAATTGCCGGGGCAGCTAGAAATGGCGCGGCGCGAGGCGCTGGCTGCTTTTGGCAACGATGAAATGTATCTGGAGAAACTGGTGCGGCGTGCGCGTCACGTTGAAGTCCAGATTCTGGGCGATAAGCACGGCAATCTGGTGCATTTGTTTGAGCGCGATTGCTCGGTTCAACGGCGCAATCAAAAGGTCGTGGAACGCGCGCCCGCGCCGTATCTGGATGCGGCGACCCGCGCCGATCTCTGTGAATCTGCATTGCGTCTGGGTCGTGCGGTCAACTATACCCATGCCGGAACGGTCGAATTTTTGATGGATGCCGATACCGGCAAGTTCTATTTCATTGAAGTTAACCCACGGATTCAGGTAGAACACACCGTCACCGAACAAGTGACCGGCATCGATATCGTCAAGGCGCAAATCCGTATTACGCAAGGCGCGGTGATTGGTGATACCAGCGCCAGTGCCGAGCATTCTGCTGGCGTCCCGGCGCAAGCGGATATCCGCCTGAACGGTCATGCGCTGCAATGCCGCGTCACGACAGAAGATCCCGAAAACAATTTCACGCCCGATTATGGTCGTTTGACCGCGTATCGCAGCGCGTCCGGTTTCGGTATTCGTCTGGATGGCGGCACTGCTTATTCGGGCGCGGTGATTACGCCGTATTACGATTCGCTGCTGGTAAAAGTGACGGCGCATGCGCCTAGTTCAGAAGAAGCAATTGCGCGAATGGATCGTGCGCTGCGCGAATTCCGCATCCGTGGCGTGTCGACGAATCTGCTGTTTCTTGAGAACGTCATCAATCATCCGCAATTCAAATCCGGCGAATGTATTACGCGCTTTATCGATACGACGCCTGCGCTATTCCAGTTTGCCAAACGACGTGATCGTGCGACGCGTATCTTGCGTTTCATCGGTGAGGTAGCGGTTAACGGTAATCCGGAAATGAAGGGACGCGTGCAGCCGGTGGGCATTGTGCCGACGCCGCTGATTCCCAAGACCGACAGACTCGCGCCTATTGCGCCCGGCAGCCGTGACAAATTGATCGCCCTCGGCCCGGACAAGTTTGCCCAATGGATGAAAGAGCAGCCGCAAGTCTTGCTGACCGACACCTCCATGCGCGATGCGCATCAATCGTTGTTTGCTACTCGCATGCGGACCGCTGACATGCTAGCGATTGCGCCTGCATATGCGCGGACGTTGCCGAATTTATTTTCGATGGAATGTTGGGGCGGTGCGACATTTGACGTGGCAATGCGCTTTCTGAAAGAAGATCCGTGGGAACGTCTGACGCAATTGCGTGAGCGCGTGCCAAATATTCTGTTTCAGATGTTGTTGCGCGGCTCTAACGCGGTTGGCTATACCAACTATGCCGACAATGTGGTGAAACATTTTGTCGAACAGGCAGCAAAGGGTGGTATCGATTTGTTCCGTGTATTTGACTCGCTGAATTGGGTTGAGAACATGCGCGTGGCGATTGACGCGGTGCGCGAATCCGGC carries:
- a CDS encoding AraC family transcriptional regulator encodes the protein MSLLRLCVALKPGMEKGSISIYFVQSALRSVQDRGLDTAAILMEAGIAPALLQSSQARVSASHYSALWLAVARCLDDELFGQDERRMKVGSFAMMCRTLIHCPTLKSALVCMLRFFNLLLDDYHSTLVTDGRTSRIVIEERARAQKPRIFGHETLLMMQHGLACWLVGRRIPVLSASFAYPEPIYSAEYRAMYAMQLHFDESATSLTFDTAYLALPVIQNAQTATEFLRIAPANIVLKYKNTASFSVKIRRRLRATARTEWSDFEAFATGLNMTQSTLRRRLEQEGQSFQSIKDQLRRDMAIEYLCHSSKSVMEIAVDLGFAEPSAFHRAFKKWTGASPGEYRQRMDAVKAP
- a CDS encoding enoyl-CoA hydratase, translated to MTGTYTNLQLEIIGHSAVVTIANPPANTWTYEGLVSLKQLVSDLNADRTIYSLIVTGEGQKFFSAGADVNAFADGDKFRAQAMAVSFGEAFEALSQFRGVSIAAINGYAMGGGLECALACDIRIAEEQAQMALPEASIGLLPCAGGTQNLPWLVSEGWAKRMILCGERVNAETALRIGLVEEVVPKGQAKTAALALAQKVEKQSPSSVTASKKLIQGARSNPLAQWLPAEREMFLALFDTADQKEGVNAFLEKRPAEWKNA
- a CDS encoding lytic polysaccharide monooxygenase, with product MKYPAKKRFNFSSLLACSALFVVQGALAHGYILDPPVRSKMCNTGSSSEGCNAIRSYGENEAMYTPNGILYMGEDYEDYKNSLPDGKICGANGQYNSLNLPASKWAKTAIKPDSAGEISLTYLFTAHHTTDFMTYYITKNGTDLTKPLAWSDMEEIKTFTNVTNPPGGKWTEKVRLPSGQRGPHVIALMWPVSKARHGTNENFISCSDVDIQGESVESWNTVGTGIRATEDLKKGATVKFRLFDNARAGTVAGEVSMSLSRDMSAAEWLYEIAAAFNAKNFAAQIGSLQGGNVTLSSGKTNYQVYAKKIGFSYALDVKANNVVEVPGEVPAQAVVGKDIFVVATTSSGFAYKLDGSKSLHAATYQWNKLSGPFSLRNADNAVAEAVVGKNQTGVSTYELTVTNKDGQQHRSTMKVTATAVGVKISGAASIVEGQVSSLKAQANFSGSGGSAPTYSWKVRNPNGAEILQGSQQQLPLSTLMPGNYQATVDVSSPHGGRSATAQQNIVVEKKGVIQPPVEVVGACAGVPEWTKKSYKGGTEVQKNGRSYTSKWFVEPHHVPGSAGWTGDPWKDNGACK
- a CDS encoding acyl-CoA dehydrogenase family protein, translated to MNFDLSEDQLAFQQTARDFAAGEMAPHAAHWDEEGIFPLDVIKKASALGFCSMYTAEDIGGMGLSRLDATIVFEALASACPSTTAYLTIHNMVCWMLTTWASPNVRAHWGPLLASGEKLGSYCLTEPGSGSDAASLKTRAELIDGQYRLNGSKAFISGAGATDMLIVMARTGGEGADGISAFAVPADTAGITYGRKEQKMGWNSQPTRTISFDNVLIPAENLLGAEGEGFKMAMRGLDGGRINIATCSIGAAQAALDAAQFYLGERRQFGRKLADFQALQFKLADMATELVAARQMVRLAAVKLDNKASNASVYCAMAKRFATDVGFNVCNEALQIHGGNGYIREYPLERYLRDVRVHQILEGTNEIMRVIIARHLLKASTTEEIR
- a CDS encoding DUF6602 domain-containing protein, encoding MIKNASELLTSFIAAERKNVELINMPHMPTLGSAYEAIANAGIENEFVLPPNLDLRVVSGFIEGIPNQIDGMLVRGEGQRYGLTDQYIYPIEQVLCVLEVKKTLNKSDLIDGIQHLAAVQRLFSQRFSARIEAGEEFDFHLARESYAKLTGRAGPRTDAALDALPAPDRLLFATLARHLYAPVTVLLGFDGYGTEHGLREAMVDIVESNLGNDSDTSPDLLPSLITAGTFSLVKCTGRPYLVSGPKDTWVLLASARHNVARILLEFLWTKISVFCEVCMPFGLDMDHENIKELLLARGACKDERVGFELRSFSYSEKKLRRAAVTVWEPVKLSAGAIALAEFVFFKGGRLELEQSLDNYIQREHCVALDDVVAELVGTSTFCKRENTLQKVTGQALIASFDDGTGYVDMDAARLRAWCDGQGFKPHYMNLIDVG
- a CDS encoding nuclease-related domain-containing protein translates to MEQPREESQILEDLAMLAASPGYAHAIAYICNRDNVIHIKGKLKPSDMERLFSRERLIRTELTTLIGLMVKKPLDLSPQPCEAVEGYVKRTDSLMGELHEAMSFPMFAAMFEAVKAGTEPPDPWRGPGMREPIFYGTESAYAFQYRDLVPEKYGADDGWMLKTKGFTSGQARIFAKTMCALMEEKGTRLLTDARTANVPPATWLPAFEFSLDEVAFHSGVAKEVVEAFFRAFLFAGDNSGFKEVGDFNEVAARPLLTTDRGTVLLFSHYAIYEALYESPFFWMWDDKPYRPTAAKHRGAFTEQFAARRLAGVFGREHVHTNVNLHRGKDIVGEVDVLVIYGDRLIIVQAKAKKLTIAARKGNDNQLKADFAAAIQDAYDQGWTCANEMLAGGCRLIDDNEKEVELPPSIKDVFLFSLVSEHYPALAFQANQSLKFQTTDVIRPPFVMDVFLLDTLTEMLTTPLRLLGYVKLRVAVSDKLMSGHELTVLGYHLKQNLWLDEKYDCVMLEDSVAQDMDTAMMVRRDNQLGDDTPVGILTKMRGTRYESLIKEIESSANPATLELGFHLLSMDEDTCRNVHRILESITRQAQLDGKRRDVTLASSTQPCGVSFHCNPTPSPEAIAVLETHCAKRKYWQRAAQWFGVSVSPAGQVQFGVTLDFPWEASEEMERLTADMKPMSKVRDAFPHYLREVSRQKLGRNDPCHCGSGLKYKKCCLN